In Vicinamibacterales bacterium, the DNA window CATCGGCACCATGCAGATCGTGGATCGCTGCGAGGCGTGCGTGAGCCTGGATGTGCCGAACGTGGCGCTGGTCGAATACAAGGCGCCGCCGAATCATCCCGCGGCGTCGTGTCCACTGTGCGCCGCGAAGGTGCCGATTACGAGTTTTTAATCCGGCTAAAGCCGGATGCTACATTCCATGTGGCGTCCGCCTTTAGGCGGACCGATGCCTCGCAGCCAGCAGCTTCTTGATGCGCGCGGCGGCGCGTGCCCTCACCGCGACGGGCGGACGCTTGTTCCCCTCGGCGCGGCACGCGGCTATCGTCTTCCGCAACCGACCGGCCAGCGTTCCGCAACATCCGCATTCGGTGATATGACGCTCGATGGTCTTGCGCCGCGCGGGCGTCAGGTCTCCATCCAGGAACTGCGACACCTCCAGCAGCAGGGAGCGGCAGCGGGCAGACGGGCGTTTGGGCGTGGTCACTTCGCCTGCTCCCCCAACTCCGCCTGGAGTTGCACACGGGCACGGTGCAGGCGAGTCTTCACGTTGTCCTCTGAAATCCCCATTACCTCCGCTACCTCTCGAGTCGACAGCCCCTCCATCTCCCGCATGAACACAATCGCGCGGTAGGGAGCGGGCAGACGGCGCAACGCCTTCCGCAAGCGACGACGAAGGCCGGCATTGTCGGCCAGTTGCTCCGGGTTCTTGCCCGGGTGCGGCGGATCGATGCCGATCGGGTGGTCGGGGCCCGGCAACATCTCGTCCAGCGACTGCAGCCGTCGCGGTTCGTCCACTTTCTTCCGCCTCCCCATCAGGCACGCGTTGCGCACGGTGCGATACAGCCATGGGCGGAAGGCCTCCGGTTCCTTGATGCGGCCAACGTAGCGATACGTCTTGATCAGGGCTTCCTGCATCGCGTCTTCGGCGTCGTCGGCATGTCCGCATACCGAGGTGCTGAACCGCCACGCCACCTCTTGAGCCCGCATCAGCAGCCGTTCGAGGGCCGCTTCGTCGCCGCTGGCAGCCGCGGTGACCAGTCCGGCATATTCGTCCGTCGCCGGGTCCACCGCGCCCGTATGCAAGGGATTCAGCCGCTGCTTTTTGGTGACACTCCTGCCGCCAACTGCCTTTGTCACCTTTTTCGTGGTCATGAATCTTGTCAGGGAGATGATACGACGCCTCTCGACCGTACTCCTGGTGGCCGGGCTTGGGCTGGCTGCGCCCGCCGCGGCCCAAACCCCATCCCCGCTTACGCTTACGCAGGCCATCGCCCGGGCGCGCGCCCAGAATCCCGAGGCTGGGTCGGCAGCCGCCGCCGAGCGGGAAGCCGCGGAGCGCCTGATCCAGGCTCGCGCGGGCTACTTCCCGAAGGTGGATTTCACCGAATCGTGGCAACGCGGCAACCTGCCGGTCTTTGTGTTTGGGTCGCTGCTGGCTCAACGGCAGTTCACCGCCGCCGATTTCGCGCTCGCCGCCCTCAATCACCCGGATGCCGTGAACAACTTCCGCGCCGGCCTCACGGTCGAGCAGTCGCTGTTTGACGGCGCCACCAGGGCCAACGTGCGGGCTGCCGGCATTGGCCGCGACCTGACTGCCGCCGGGCGGCTGCTGGTGGACCAACGCCTGTCGCAATCCGTCACCGACGCCTATGGCCGCGTGCTGATGGCCACCGCAACTGTCCGGTCGGTCGCCGCCGCCGTCGAGACCGCGCGCGCGGATCGCGAGCTGGCGGGCAACCGGCGTGATGCGGGCCTGGTCACCGACGCGGATGTGCTGCAACTCGATGTGTATATGGCCCGGACCCTCGAACAGCAGGTGCAGGCCACTGCCGAAGAGCGAATCGCGCGGGCCCGGCTCAACCAGTTGATTGGCGAGCCGCTGGGCACCGTCTTCATGCTCGAGCCGGTTGTGCCCACGGCCGCTGGCGTCGCCGCCGATTCGGCGACGCTCGAAGCCGAGGCCGTGAAGAACCGTCCGGAGGTCACGCTGGCGACCCTGCAGGAGCAACTCGCGCGTGCCGCCGTCACGGCCGCCCGCGCCAGCTTCCTGCCCCAGGTTTCGGCGCAGGGCGGCTGGGAGCTCAACGGCGGCGGCTGGAACTCGCGCGCCTCGAGTTGGGTGGTTGGCGCCGTTGCGAGGATCAACCTGTTCCACGGCTTCGCCGATCAGTCGCGGCTCGCCGAAGCGCGCGAGCAGGCGACGCGGCGCGGCCTCGAGCGGGGACAGGCGGAGACCGCGGCACGGCTGGATGTGCAGATCGCGCTGGCCCGTCTCGATGCCGCCCGCGCCAGTGAAGCCGTGGGCCGCGCCGCCGCCGACCAGGCGCGCGAAAGCCGGCGCATCATCCGCGACCGCTATGAAAGCGGACTGACCGATGCCGCCTCGCTGCTGCGCGCGGCGGAAGCCGTGCAGGGTGCCGAAACTCAACAAATCGCGGCGCAGGTGAACGTGCTCACCGCAACCGCCGCGCTTGAACGCGCAATGGGAAAGCGATGACCGACATGATTTCGAGACGACACACCCTTATGACAGGCGCCGCTGTTGCGCTGCTCAGCCTCGGGCTGGCGGCATGCTCCGCGCCAACCGACAAGGCGCCTGCCGACGCGGCCGCGCCGATTGCGGTGACGGTCGCACCGGTCACGATGGCGGAAATCGCTGAGGCCATCGAGGCCGGCGGCGTCGTGCAGGCGCGGACGACCGCCACG includes these proteins:
- a CDS encoding zf-HC2 domain-containing protein, whose protein sequence is MTTPKRPSARCRSLLLEVSQFLDGDLTPARRKTIERHITECGCCGTLAGRLRKTIAACRAEGNKRPPVAVRARAAARIKKLLAARHRSA
- a CDS encoding RNA polymerase sigma factor, with product MTTKKVTKAVGGRSVTKKQRLNPLHTGAVDPATDEYAGLVTAAASGDEAALERLLMRAQEVAWRFSTSVCGHADDAEDAMQEALIKTYRYVGRIKEPEAFRPWLYRTVRNACLMGRRKKVDEPRRLQSLDEMLPGPDHPIGIDPPHPGKNPEQLADNAGLRRRLRKALRRLPAPYRAIVFMREMEGLSTREVAEVMGISEDNVKTRLHRARVQLQAELGEQAK
- a CDS encoding TolC family protein, coding for MIRRLSTVLLVAGLGLAAPAAAQTPSPLTLTQAIARARAQNPEAGSAAAAEREAAERLIQARAGYFPKVDFTESWQRGNLPVFVFGSLLAQRQFTAADFALAALNHPDAVNNFRAGLTVEQSLFDGATRANVRAAGIGRDLTAAGRLLVDQRLSQSVTDAYGRVLMATATVRSVAAAVETARADRELAGNRRDAGLVTDADVLQLDVYMARTLEQQVQATAEERIARARLNQLIGEPLGTVFMLEPVVPTAAGVAADSATLEAEAVKNRPEVTLATLQEQLARAAVTAARASFLPQVSAQGGWELNGGGWNSRASSWVVGAVARINLFHGFADQSRLAEAREQATRRGLERGQAETAARLDVQIALARLDAARASEAVGRAAADQARESRRIIRDRYESGLTDAASLLRAAEAVQGAETQQIAAQVNVLTATAALERAMGKR